A single window of Rhizobium sp. SL42 DNA harbors:
- a CDS encoding MarR family winged helix-turn-helix transcriptional regulator, whose protein sequence is MAKKDKSDKDRGDKGEKKKGSKKKDFSQPGLLAASVTQVARAMRTRLSHGLSDSGLYAGQDGVVQLLAQEDGLTPGMLAQRLGVKAPTMTRTIGRMEAQGFVTRQADERDARLTKVYLTQEGRSSVERIALAAADCERQATLGLSGKEVKSLIKLLINVEANLSEKVGNVRLGAEPNEDED, encoded by the coding sequence ATGGCGAAAAAGGACAAAAGCGACAAGGATCGCGGTGACAAAGGCGAGAAGAAGAAGGGATCGAAGAAGAAAGACTTTTCCCAGCCCGGTCTGCTTGCCGCTTCTGTTACCCAGGTTGCGCGCGCCATGCGCACGCGACTGTCGCACGGTCTTTCCGATAGCGGGCTCTATGCCGGCCAGGATGGCGTCGTGCAGCTGCTCGCCCAGGAAGACGGGCTGACGCCGGGCATGCTTGCTCAGCGGCTCGGGGTGAAGGCGCCGACGATGACCCGGACGATCGGACGCATGGAGGCTCAAGGCTTCGTCACACGCCAAGCGGACGAGCGCGACGCACGACTGACCAAGGTTTATCTCACGCAAGAGGGGCGCAGCAGCGTCGAGCGCATTGCTCTTGCGGCGGCCGATTGCGAGCGACAGGCAACGCTTGGCCTCTCCGGCAAGGAGGTCAAATCGCTGATCAAGCTGCTGATCAATGTCGAGGCCAATCTGTCGGAAAAGGTCGGCAATGTGCGGCTAGGTGCAGAACCGAATGAAGATGAAGATTGA
- a CDS encoding creatininase family protein, with protein MARPKPLFTDNDPLLAPAARAAWIAVLPLGATEQHGPHLPFETDTIIAQGIVDRLIAALPANLPVTVLPVEPVGYSIEHMDVSGTMTLAFEEAVNRWLAIAADLHAQGVRKLVLLNAHGGNSPLLTIVATEARVRFDMLVVATSWTRFGIPEDVVAPEAKAIDIHGGDIETSVMLALRPDLVDMVKAADFPSRQSDFAARYKHLRAYGPHAFGWKMSDLNPQGIAGNASAATSAKGERLLSHAVNGLVELLQDMHAFDVSDFKPNL; from the coding sequence ATGGCGAGGCCAAAGCCGTTGTTCACGGATAACGATCCGCTTCTGGCGCCGGCCGCGCGCGCCGCCTGGATCGCCGTCCTGCCCCTCGGCGCGACCGAACAACATGGTCCGCACCTGCCCTTCGAGACCGACACGATCATCGCCCAGGGCATTGTCGACCGGCTGATAGCCGCCCTGCCCGCCAACCTGCCCGTCACCGTCCTGCCGGTGGAGCCGGTCGGCTACTCGATCGAGCATATGGATGTCTCGGGCACCATGACGCTCGCCTTCGAAGAGGCTGTGAACCGATGGCTTGCCATCGCCGCGGATCTGCATGCCCAGGGTGTCCGAAAACTCGTTCTGCTGAACGCCCATGGCGGCAATTCACCGCTTTTGACCATCGTCGCGACAGAGGCACGCGTCCGTTTCGACATGCTCGTCGTCGCAACCAGCTGGACCCGCTTCGGCATTCCGGAAGACGTCGTCGCCCCCGAAGCCAAAGCGATCGACATCCATGGCGGCGACATCGAAACCTCGGTCATGCTGGCCCTGCGGCCGGACCTGGTCGACATGGTGAAAGCGGCAGACTTCCCCTCTCGCCAGTCGGATTTTGCCGCGCGCTACAAGCACCTGCGAGCTTACGGCCCCCATGCCTTCGGCTGGAAAATGTCCGACCTCAACCCGCAGGGCATCGCCGGCAATGCCAGCGCAGCGACCTCAGCCAAGGGCGAGAGACTGCTGTCTCATGCGGTGAATGGACTGGTCGAATTGCTGCAGGACATGCACGCATTTGATGTAAGCGATTTC